Proteins found in one uncultured Campylobacter sp. genomic segment:
- a CDS encoding C69 family dipeptidase: protein MKIKFLASAAVISAMFCANALACTTILVGDGASDDGSMLIARSADSKAIKAQVFLIHPKKTNQKGVHSSKAHDGANDFTYPLPKEGMRYTTIANSHTKLHGAVGYNDAGVGISGTETIYAKDELLKIDPYNEATGITEDDIPDVLLPRMKSAAQGVKLLGEIVETTGAGEGFGVVFVDKNELWYFETGTGHHWMAVKLPKDEYFVSANQGRLQNYKENDPNFMGSKNLIKFAQDNGAYDPAKDGEFQFTKAYTRDDERDMTYNYPRVCWVQQMFNPELKDKQTLDGGNYPVFLKPAKKLSVQDLKNALRSHYDGTAYDNYASKDENQKNIYRAVSVFRTYESHVMQVRPWLPQEIGRVTYVALGMSDLSVYLPYYYGLDKFIGGYDKGSYKADDESIYWTYRKLQTLVMMDYDKYSPVVKKAYKEFEDALAVKQAKFEDEYVKLYKKDKAKANKLLNEFSINMMKEAKALTQNLTNEIFTMLTDDTDAKLKSLNKGKKD, encoded by the coding sequence GGCGGTAATAAGCGCGATGTTTTGCGCAAACGCGCTAGCTTGCACGACTATTTTGGTTGGAGATGGGGCCTCCGACGACGGCTCGATGTTGATAGCTAGGAGTGCCGATAGCAAGGCGATAAAGGCGCAGGTATTTTTGATACATCCCAAAAAAACCAATCAAAAAGGCGTCCACAGCTCAAAGGCGCATGACGGAGCAAATGATTTTACCTATCCGCTGCCAAAAGAGGGAATGAGATACACGACGATAGCAAACTCCCACACCAAGCTTCACGGCGCGGTCGGCTACAATGACGCTGGCGTTGGCATCAGCGGCACCGAGACCATATATGCTAAAGACGAACTGCTAAAAATCGATCCGTATAACGAAGCAACCGGCATCACGGAGGACGATATCCCCGACGTCTTGCTGCCTCGTATGAAAAGCGCGGCGCAGGGCGTGAAGCTGCTCGGCGAGATCGTAGAAACTACGGGTGCGGGAGAGGGTTTTGGCGTAGTGTTCGTGGATAAAAACGAGCTTTGGTACTTTGAAACTGGCACCGGTCATCACTGGATGGCGGTTAAACTACCAAAAGACGAATACTTCGTCTCCGCAAATCAGGGCAGACTGCAAAACTACAAAGAAAACGATCCAAATTTCATGGGGTCAAAAAATTTAATCAAATTTGCCCAAGATAACGGCGCCTACGATCCGGCAAAAGACGGCGAATTTCAGTTTACGAAAGCCTACACCAGAGACGACGAGAGGGATATGACCTACAACTATCCGCGCGTTTGCTGGGTGCAGCAGATGTTTAACCCCGAGCTAAAAGACAAGCAGACCCTCGACGGCGGCAACTATCCGGTATTTTTAAAACCGGCTAAAAAACTAAGCGTACAGGATCTAAAAAATGCTCTTAGATCCCACTACGACGGCACTGCCTACGATAACTACGCAAGCAAAGACGAAAACCAAAAAAACATCTACCGCGCCGTGAGCGTCTTTAGAACCTACGAGTCGCACGTAATGCAGGTGCGCCCGTGGCTACCGCAAGAAATCGGCAGAGTGACCTACGTGGCGCTTGGCATGTCTGATCTTAGCGTTTATTTGCCGTATTACTACGGACTGGATAAATTCATAGGCGGCTACGACAAGGGCTCGTATAAGGCCGACGACGAGTCGATCTACTGGACGTATAGAAAGCTGCAAACTCTAGTGATGATGGACTACGATAAGTATTCGCCGGTCGTGAAAAAGGCCTACAAGGAGTTTGAGGACGCGCTCGCGGTCAAACAGGCTAAATTTGAAGACGAATACGTCAAGCTCTATAAAAAAGACAAAGCCAAAGCAAACAAGCTGCTAAACGAATTTTCGATAAATATGATGAAGGAAGCCAAGGCTCTAACGCAAAATTTGACCAATGAAATCTTCACGATGCTAACCGACGATACCGACGCCAAGCTAAAATCGCTAAACAAAGGCAAAAAAGACTAG